Below is a genomic region from Dehalococcoides mccartyi.
TTACCTGCCTGACGACTGATTGTTATTCCCTTAGCCAATCTTTCTATGTTGACGAGTTATATAAAATTGCCAGGGAGTTAAGTCCCTCTATCGTATTCATTGAAGACCTGGATTTAATAGGTAAAAGCCGGGACGAATTCGGAGGTGAAACAGCCACTCCCCTCAGCGCTTTACTGGCTGCCCTGGACGGCCTTGAAGCAAATTACGGGGTAGTTACCATTGCAACGACTAACTTACTTGAGCAGCTGGATGATGCCCTGATTCGCCGTCCTGCCCGTTTTGACAGGGTAATAAAACTCAGCCGGCCAGACTTACCCCAGCGGCAGGAAATAATCAACCGGATTTGCCGCAAAATACGTCTCTCAGATGAGGTGCGTAAATATCTGGCCGCCAAAACTGCATACTACACCCCAGCCCAATTACAGGAGGTTATCTACAGTCTGGTCATCATCACTCAGGCAAAAAAAGAGGGAAGAAATGACCTGGGTCAGCTTACTAAATCAGATATTGATAACACCCTCCGCCGGATATATGGTATAAAAGATACCCAGATAGGATTTAATCTAGCTAGAAAGATATAGGTGACTAAATATGAGCTGGTTTAAAAAGCATCTTCACTGGACACTGGTTATCGGCTTGCTGATTATACCGAATGTTTGGTATGCATCTTTATTTATAACCGATTTTTACGGCTTTACAGGTGACACAGTACCTGATAAATATGGCTTTGTTATAATCCAAATCATAACAGGACTTGTATGCATTATCTGGCCATTTATCCTGTCCGGCTGGGTACTGAAGCAAAAAGGGCGGCATCTGGCCTGGCTTTTGCTGCTGTTTATACCTTCTGGTTGGATAAGCCTGTTTATTCTTGATAACCACCGCACAAATCCTCCTTCCAGACTACCAGATACCAAACCGGAAAACCCAATACTTCAACCCGCAACTGACGCAGACAACACAGCGGAGGGTGTGGCCTATTGCTCCCGGTGCGGAAACAAACTCTCCCCCGGGGATTTATACTGCCGGACTTGCGGCAACCGAGTGGAACAAACTAGATAGCCGGGTATTATAAATTAGATGCTTCACAACCATGCTGAAAGGGTGAGGGTGTTTAAAAGAGGGTCTGGGATTCAAATAAGTAAACGCTGATTTACACTATCTGGTCAGGTTTATTATTTAAACCATAATACCCCAGGAGTAAGATATTGAGCTATAAGAAAGGTCTAAGTAAATCTAAATACCTAATGGGTCTTCAATGCCCCCGCCTGCTTTGGAAGGCAACTAATGATGCTGCCAATATGCCGTCTGTCAGCCCGTCTACCCAGTTTGTCTTTGAGCAGGGGCATCAGGTCGGCGAACTTGCCAAGCAGCTATACCCGGGTGGACTAAACCTTAAAACCGAAAACTTCAGCCAGAACCTGAAAGATACCAAAGAGGCTCTTGGCTGTGTCTTGCCTGTCTTTGAAGCTGGGTTTGCAACTGAACGTCTGTATTCCCGGGTAGATATACTCGCCCCGGCTGAAGGAGACGGCTGGGATATCATAGAGATAAAAAGTACTACCGACATAAAAGAGGAACATTTGTATGACGTAGCCTTTCAGCGTTATTGCTGCCGGCTTGGCGGGCTGAATATCCGTAACTGTTACCTTATGCATATTAATAAAAACTATATAAAAAACGGGGGAATATACCCGGCTGAGTTTTTTACTTTAAAGGATATAACGCAAGAAACAGAAGGATACTCCGGCAATCTGGAAGGGAACATTGAAGCCATGCTGGCTATAATTGATTCAGATACCTGCCCGGAAGCCCGCCCGGGTAAACAATGCACCTCTCCCCATGACTGTCCGCTTAAAGACCAATGCTGGGCAGATTTGCCGGAACACAATATATTCACCCTGTATTACGGCAATAAAATCCTGCCGGAACTTCAGGCTCAGGGTATTTGGGATATCCGCCAGATACCGCCTGAATTTAAACTTAACCCCAAACAGCTAATCCAGAAAAATTGCGCTGTTTCCGGCCAGGTTTATACCAACCCGGCTGAGATAGGCGCGTTTCTGAATAAACTGGAATATCCCCTTCACTACCTGGATTTTGAGACTTTTGCCACGGCCATACCTGTATATGACTATACCCGTCCCTACCAGAATATTCCGTTTCAGTTTTCACTCCACATCCAGCAAAGTCCCAATTCGGAAACCAAACACTATTCGTATCTGGCTGAAGACGGGTATGACCCCCGTCCGGCTTTTCTGTCTGCCCTTAAGTCAAGTATTGCCCCGCAGGGAAGCATACTGGTTTACTCCGAGATATTTGAAAAAGCCAGACTTAAGGAACTGGCAGCCGCTTTCCCTGAATATGCAGGGTGGGTAGAAGGGATACTTGGCAGGATTTTAGACCTGATAGTCCCTTTCAGGGATTTCAGTTATTACCACCCCGGGCAGCACGGAAGTGCATCTTTAAAACATGTTATGCCCGCGCTGGCCGGGCTAGGTTATGATGAACTGGAAATAGGCGAAGGCCAGACTGCCAGCCTCAGGTTCATGGAATCTGTTTTCGGCAACCTGCCACCAGACGAAATCAGAAAAATACGGGCTGATTTAGAAATATACTGCGGCCAGGATACCGGCGGCATGGTGGAGATAGTCAGGAAACTTCGGGAAATTGGCGGCTAGTTTTAGAGCAATATCATAAATTTGATTAGTACTAAAAAGGATAATATTTATGAAAGATATATGGTACGGGGATAAACGTGACCTGGTTAAGTGGGGAGTACTGCTCACACTCTCAAAGGAATTTTCAGCCAAGCGTATATTGCAGGTTGCTTATTATAAAAAAGAGGAATTTGAGCAGCTTGAAATAGACGGCTCTAAATATAGTATCCCGGAAGAGGTAAAAAACCACTTCAGAAATATGCTGAATATACGGAATATGCCCAATACAATCCCGATAGATGTTTTCACCGATGAATTTGATAATCGGGATTCCTATTATGAAAAAGTTATCTATAACATTACGAGTGGCATACATCCCTGTCTGGTTTTTCTGGACCCGGATACCGGAATAGTCCCGGCCAGTGGTCACTATAAGGATAAACATGTGCTGGAAGATGAACTGAAAACCATCTGGGATAAGCTAAAAAATGGCGACATTCTGGCCTGCTACCAGCACCGCACAAATAGAAATAGCAATAAAGACTGGGCCATGGAAAAGAAAGACCAGTTTGAGCGGGCATTAGGTTTAGCTGCTGGTAGTTCCAAATTGGCTCAGGGGTCGAAAACAGCTGGAGATATGGTTATTTTTTACTGCCAGAAAATATGCGACATTAGTGAATAATCGGGTTATTGCTTCCGAGGAAAATCTGTTATAAAGTAGCAAATATATTCATAAAAAGGAGAATAAGGCCATGGATAACCCTTTATTTCCCTTCGGACAACCAATAAAAACCCTTACGCAGGAAGACCGCACCCCCAAGAAAGTCTTTGTCCTGGGTGTATATGCCAGCGCTGTTCATGCCAAATGGCTGGATGCCAATGGCAAAGTACTAATAAACGCACTGGCAGTAGCCAGTGAACCGTATATTTTCTGGCGAGGGGAGAATGCCGAAACCATAATCAGTAAAATACCTGTACCCCAAGGCGCAGGCAGCTTAATTTCTGCCGGTGAGAGATTTAACGGGCCGTCAGGCAGAGCGCTGGATGAATATTTTATTGCACCTCTTAAACTAGAGCGAAAAGATGCCTGGCTATGTGACCTTGTTCCGCACAGCTGTAAGAATACTAAACAGGCTAAAGCTATCAAAAATGCTGAGAAAAATTATAGTTTAACCCCTTCAAATTTCCAGGAAAAACCTAAAGCACTGGCAGATAACCAGCGCAGGCAAAGTATTCTGGATGAAATAAAAGAATCAAAAGCAGAGGTTTTAATAACCCTGGGTGATGAACCGATAAAATGGTTCCTTTCACATTTTGACGCAGAGAAACGGGAAAAACTGGCGGATTTCGGGCAGGATAAGGAAACTTACGGGAAGTTACACCAGATATCCCACCCCGATATAAGTATCAAGGTCTTGCCGCTGGTGCACCCCAGGCAAGCCGCTAAGCTTGGCTTGTATTCCAGGGAGTGGAATGAACTGCATACAGACTGGGTAAATAATCATGCCCACGGCCTATTGGGTTAGGGAAGCAGAAAAGTGTTTTTTACTTGGTATCCAGTCCGTAAGTATCAGACCAATAAACCGGATGAAGGTAATTATCATGGTAAATGGTCCTAACTTGAAATTATGGGCAAAGACTGGAAGAGATGGTGATCTTCACTATCATCCACTGCTCTACCATATGCTTGATGTAGCAGCAGTTGCCACCTATTTATGGGAACTTTTAAGTGAAGACCAGCGCAGGCGAATAGGCCATATAATAGGCAGCGAAGCGCGAACCATAACCTTATTTCTTGCAGGTGGACATGACATTGGCAAGGCCTGTCCGGGATTCCAACAACAAGCACCGCAACTATCCAAATTGATAGAACTACCAATGTCATTAAACAGCTGCCATAGACCTCATGCCTTCGTCAGTGCCTGCATATTAAACCGATTTTTCACAAATTTATTAGGCCAAATTGCCGGGGGTCATCATGGTATTTTCCCACAACCTCTAGATCTGCGTATGGGGTGTGACACTCTTGGAAATATTGAATGGGAAACTGCGCGGGATGGATTATTACAAGAACTAGCAACGGCACTGAAAATAGATATTAATGATGATACCGAATGCAAGCCTCAAATCATAGACCCATTTATTGTTCCAATGCTGGCTGGACTTATTTCGATTGCAGACTGGATAGGTTCCAATCAGGATTTTTTCCCATGCCTGACCGAACCGGGACAACAGTTTGACATAATAGCTGACAAATATTTTGAAAGTGCAAAAGACCGAGCGGGGAAAGCGCTCCGAGAATTAGGTTGGATGCCGGAAGTTACCTTTGCTAAAGAAGCACCTTTTACCAGTGTTTTTTCAAATTTTATACCTAATGATTTACAGAAGTCTACGGAGCATATGGCAATAGAGCAGGACTCTCCCTACCTTATGATCATTGAAGCTCCTACAGGTCAGGGCAAGACGGAGGCGGCTCTATATGCAGCTGACCTGGCTCTTTGCCGCGGGTTTGCCAGAGGTATTTACATCGCCATGCCAACTCAGGCAACCAGCAATGCCATGTTCAAACGGGTTCTGTTTGATTACTTAAAAAAGCGCGGACATAAGGGCAAGCTAAATTTACAGCTTGTTCATGGTAA
It encodes:
- a CDS encoding zinc ribbon domain-containing protein, whose amino-acid sequence is MSWFKKHLHWTLVIGLLIIPNVWYASLFITDFYGFTGDTVPDKYGFVIIQIITGLVCIIWPFILSGWVLKQKGRHLAWLLLLFIPSGWISLFILDNHRTNPPSRLPDTKPENPILQPATDADNTAEGVAYCSRCGNKLSPGDLYCRTCGNRVEQTR
- a CDS encoding uracil-DNA glycosylase family protein translates to MDNPLFPFGQPIKTLTQEDRTPKKVFVLGVYASAVHAKWLDANGKVLINALAVASEPYIFWRGENAETIISKIPVPQGAGSLISAGERFNGPSGRALDEYFIAPLKLERKDAWLCDLVPHSCKNTKQAKAIKNAEKNYSLTPSNFQEKPKALADNQRRQSILDEIKESKAEVLITLGDEPIKWFLSHFDAEKREKLADFGQDKETYGKLHQISHPDISIKVLPLVHPRQAAKLGLYSREWNELHTDWVNNHAHGLLG
- a CDS encoding DUF2779 domain-containing protein codes for the protein MSYKKGLSKSKYLMGLQCPRLLWKATNDAANMPSVSPSTQFVFEQGHQVGELAKQLYPGGLNLKTENFSQNLKDTKEALGCVLPVFEAGFATERLYSRVDILAPAEGDGWDIIEIKSTTDIKEEHLYDVAFQRYCCRLGGLNIRNCYLMHINKNYIKNGGIYPAEFFTLKDITQETEGYSGNLEGNIEAMLAIIDSDTCPEARPGKQCTSPHDCPLKDQCWADLPEHNIFTLYYGNKILPELQAQGIWDIRQIPPEFKLNPKQLIQKNCAVSGQVYTNPAEIGAFLNKLEYPLHYLDFETFATAIPVYDYTRPYQNIPFQFSLHIQQSPNSETKHYSYLAEDGYDPRPAFLSALKSSIAPQGSILVYSEIFEKARLKELAAAFPEYAGWVEGILGRILDLIVPFRDFSYYHPGQHGSASLKHVMPALAGLGYDELEIGEGQTASLRFMESVFGNLPPDEIRKIRADLEIYCGQDTGGMVEIVRKLREIGG